taatatattaaggaATGTTTTCGTCCGTATTTCGATTGTAGTTTCATTAGTAATGggattcatatttatttttttcctttatcttAAGGtaataatcaaaaaaaaaaattattacaattaataCGTTATAAGTTACAATTCATAATGCacttttgttaaatttttattatcttaaaataattatattttataagttttactttttttatttttttattagtttaCTCCATTTGGATCATGTTtaggtaaaattaaaaaaaggaaaaaaagatataggACTAATTTCACTGTATTAAATCAGGAAAGATTACAAAAGAGATTCATAAAACGTACTTATAGGAATTCTAGTAGGAGGAGATTTAGTGTAGTAAATGTAGAACGATGAACTTCATATCAGTGGTGTTATACAGACTATCAAATGATCTAGTTTatagatattaaaaaatatacaaaattcagataaatatacatttctattaaatatgcgtaattaaaaagaacaagaaaaaaaatggcataattaatatatatatgttcttgTTTTCcactatttatatttatttgtgtgtacttttttttatattttgtaataatattattaattgaatttttttataacactttgtttttttcaaaaataattataattttagcaaatgatattattattttttccatgtgaaataatatatttaactttgATGATTAGTAAGAAATTAGGGTTCTAATAAAGTACGAGTTGCAAATGCATAttggtaaaatatatttatttattttatttatactcaAAAATGGTCAAATAAATAGATTTTATGATTTGTTAAAGATTCAGATATAACAAATAtgttatagttatatataatataaaaataaatttttatttatagcTATAATGAATGAATTgagaagaaataaattagCAGATAATATAGTATCCCTATGAATTCCCCCTCATGTAATCTTGCTTTAAAccagaataaaatattttttagattatttgttttttataataaacgataaatagaaaattaagattatatattatattattatgcatGTACAAACTCTTTACATtcgtaataatatttatatattattattgtatctaatttttttgtgtaaCCTAATATGGAATCTGACGCACGCAGCTTTTATCTATATAAGTTGTAgttaatgaatattttgtACTTTATACTAGACAAGAattgtatttaaaatatacataattaaatttgaatattaaagatattaataaaaggttttattaatataatatatattaattataagaagaatatattaaagtatAGATGACaaaaactaataataaacgtcattaataaaaatgttaatacaattatttatatcaaaaaaaaaaaaaaaaaaaacagcatATAGTAATACGTTTTATGCAcgaaaattaaattatgattcatttcaaaattttatatcgCTATTATTAGTTgacataattattaataaaattttagttGAAGTTCCGCTAGTGTTTACATAacaacattattattattcaaacattcaatattaaaaaaagaaatcttATTGATATcattatagaatatatataaattatataaagattaatcatttttgctttttgcATAAGTATATgctattaaattatttaaaaatatttatgtatattttacatcATCCGATTTTTATCTGTtcgtaaaatttttatttttgtgaatttattttaattaataaattactGACACAATTTtcctaataaaaaattcaaatactacttaaaaaaagaataatttaattaaatattttttaattttaaatattcataagactttataaatataaatttattttattgttaaaattgaataaaaatgtagtttatttattttctatatgaTAGGAATTAAATTACAACATacagaataatatttaatacgttataaaaaaaaaaaaaaaaaatagaaattttttatttttattttataagagtaaaatatttaaaccaatagattaataatatataacttattttttgctatttattctattaatatttctccttaagatataatttattaaaaaaaaaaatgaatttaagcatacataaaaattttcatttagaaataaaagcacaaattatatatattttaaaattatcaatttcaaagcatatattataaaaataaaaaatcaatatttatttactattaaaatatatatttttttattaatatgttgaaaattttatttttttaatgtaatataaactatgaaaaaattaataggaTTGCATAGAAAATAATTCAATGAATTAAATGATATAGCACAAAAATTagtacttatatattatttttttttttgttagtaTTTTCACTATTACTATATTGTAGTAATTAGTATTTTATTAGCAATAAGCAATTTTTgcataatattatgtttataaaattataattattatatgcgAAATATTAGTaagatattttattattatctttataAGTAAggtgaaaaattttatatattgtgtATGTTCTATATTCTATGTAAACttaatatttagaaatattcatatgccattttttttttttttttttttaaaggaataaaaaataaaattatttacatgtactaatatatagaataattaatttatatatattggataattattaattagtCCATAATACATTATGTTAATGAAagttattgtttttataaattacattaagataattattttataataaattttttggggtatattccattttttatatagtaaaatgaattatagttatgtacatattattaagTATCTATGAAAAGATATTAAAAGAGCTTATTATAATGTCTTTTGCAACTAGCAAAAtatagttttattattaattttttttttaactgaatatattacactattagtattttttatcatgGAAGAAAACTTTAAGTTACTCATATTTACTAAAACTTTTATGTTTATGCTTTTAACTTggatatttcattttaacgATGATTTggtatgataataatatagatgcatgtataattaatattatttacattttatttttattaacaatttcgttagtaataaattatttattcttttaatttatgcatataatattcttttttttgtagggtaacttttatacatatttttataagaattattCCTTTGAcgaaaaattatgtacaatAACTTATCGTTTACTAGCAAAACATAAACAAGGGAAGTGTTCAAATACTAAATGGATAAATGAAGTTATACCAAATAATGGAAAGTACAAACAAAAAGATACAtataacaatgaaaaaataactaAAGGAAAAAGTATACGAATAGATAAATGTTCATCAAAGTGTGGAGAAAACTATAAAGTACCTAAAAGAAATgaatttaatatgtataccCGTCGAAATtcatattgtaaaaaaagagcatttgacaaaatgtattataaaaatatagttagGAATGAAGCTATTGAAGattttaagtttttaaaaaaaagtattaagttaaaattatttgggatttttattttaggtAGCTTCCATATACTAGTTGGTACTGCATTACTTGTCTTAAAACAATTGGATTATTTGGATGCAATTGATAAACTTTTACCTATATCTGGTGAGAATGTTTCATCAGCTGCGTTATTCTTGATATTAACATTTGTAGTTGAAGCAGCAATTTTGTATCTGAATAAAAAAgttctaaaatatataaaggctttagaaaaaaaaagtgacaTTCATAATACGGCATATTCTTTATTACATAAGGtagttttataaaaaaaataagatttataatttccatattcatatatataaataacaaatatatctataattgttgaaaataaataaaacttcCTGTATGTAAATCGACTTATTAATGAGTTATGGTGTTAATAtacacttatttttattttattttttttgttaatttgaaAGTAAtagatttttcatttattatattaatatattttcttatctAAACAGAGTATTATggctcatatatatatttctgtaaCTAACAagattttttagaaaaatatatgtgaattttatcaaattaatatataaaagtgcaatttgtttaatttctCGATGTTATGTACCAAATTATATTTgtagtataaaaaatagtaccaattatttttgtttgtgtttt
This genomic interval from Plasmodium brasilianum strain Bolivian I chromosome 1, whole genome shotgun sequence contains the following:
- a CDS encoding hypothetical protein (Plasmodium exported protein) is translated as MEENFKLLIFTKTFMFMLLTWIFHFNDDLGNFYTYFYKNYSFDEKLCTITYRLLAKHKQGKCSNTKWINEVIPNNGKYKQKDTYNNEKITKGKSIRIDKCSSKCGENYKVPKRNEFNMYTRRNSYCKKRAFDKMYYKNIVRNEAIEDFKFLKKSIKLKLFGIFILGSFHILVGTALLVLKQLDYLDAIDKLLPISGENVSSAALFLILTFVVEAAILYLNKKVLKYIKALEKKSDIHNTAYSLLHKVVL